Proteins from a genomic interval of Paenibacillus sp. RC334:
- a CDS encoding sodium-dependent transporter, which translates to MSLSKGQNSLNDKNERFSSAGFILAAIGSAAGLGNIWKFPYITGQYGGAAFFMLFIVCLLLVGLPVLLAELALGRAGRGSAASAMVKVGGHPIWGKLSIMYVIIPFVILSFYSIVGGWTLHYAIQAFTGKLFSNNDFAGQFAAFSSGYAPLAWLLIVFAICAVVVILGVSNGIEKFNKILIPAKVILLLVLMVNALLLPGSGAGVAFFLNPDFSKLTIESALVALGHAFFSLSLGMGIMVTYGAYVDRRQSLGTAALAIGGGDLIYAFIAGMIIFPTTFSFGINPAQGPSLVFIALPAAFSAMPFGSFFGGLFFVLLAVAAIGSMVSLLEVPVAYVMERFRWSRVRSVIIISILCLLMGVPSALSMGLVPELKVGGKSFFDFVDFTASNIFLPLGGLMVVIFAGYYWKNAAEQANLKPAWFRIWLFALRYVAPILMLLVFLHTSGIIKF; encoded by the coding sequence ATGAGTTTGAGCAAGGGGCAGAACAGCCTGAACGATAAAAATGAACGCTTCTCGTCGGCCGGATTCATATTGGCAGCGATCGGGAGTGCGGCAGGACTCGGCAACATTTGGAAATTTCCATATATTACTGGACAGTATGGTGGGGCGGCATTTTTCATGCTGTTTATCGTCTGTCTGTTGCTTGTAGGTTTACCTGTATTGCTGGCTGAGCTGGCGCTTGGTCGAGCTGGCCGGGGTAGTGCTGCTTCTGCTATGGTCAAAGTAGGCGGTCATCCGATTTGGGGTAAATTAAGCATCATGTATGTTATTATCCCGTTTGTCATTTTGTCGTTCTACAGTATCGTAGGGGGCTGGACGCTCCATTATGCTATACAGGCATTCACCGGAAAATTGTTCTCCAATAACGATTTTGCCGGACAATTCGCCGCATTCTCTTCGGGCTACGCACCACTGGCATGGCTGTTGATTGTTTTTGCCATTTGTGCAGTTGTCGTTATTTTGGGTGTATCCAACGGGATTGAAAAATTCAATAAAATCCTCATTCCTGCCAAAGTCATTCTATTGCTCGTCTTGATGGTGAATGCTCTGTTGCTGCCAGGTTCTGGCGCAGGTGTAGCTTTCTTTTTGAACCCTGATTTTTCTAAGCTCACTATAGAATCAGCATTGGTTGCTTTGGGACATGCCTTCTTCTCACTATCTCTGGGGATGGGAATCATGGTAACGTATGGTGCGTATGTGGATCGCCGCCAATCGCTGGGTACGGCTGCGTTGGCCATTGGAGGAGGCGACTTGATCTATGCGTTTATCGCAGGTATGATCATTTTCCCAACTACCTTTTCTTTCGGTATTAACCCGGCTCAAGGACCGTCTTTGGTCTTTATCGCATTGCCAGCAGCGTTTTCCGCTATGCCTTTCGGTTCGTTTTTCGGCGGTTTGTTCTTTGTACTGCTGGCGGTTGCAGCCATCGGCTCGATGGTATCTCTGTTGGAGGTGCCTGTCGCCTATGTGATGGAACGTTTCCGTTGGAGTCGTGTCCGCTCAGTTATCATTATTTCCATCCTGTGTCTGTTGATGGGTGTTCCATCCGCATTGTCTATGGGGCTGGTGCCGGAACTGAAGGTCGGAGGCAAGTCATTCTTTGACTTTGTAGATTTCACGGCATCCAACATCTTCTTGCCACTCGGTGGCCTGATGGTCGTTATCTTTGCAGGGTACTATTGGAAAAATGCAGCAGAGCAAGCGAACCTCAAGCCTGCATGGTTCCGAATCTGGCTGTTTGCCCTTCGGTATGTTGCACCGATCCTGATGTTGCTGGTATTCCTGCATACCTCAGGCATCATCAAATTTTAA